One genomic window of Halorhabdus sp. CBA1104 includes the following:
- the dsrO gene encoding sulfate reduction electron transfer complex DsrMKJOP subunit DsrO, whose protein sequence is MTNYGMVIDQERCIGCHSCAVACKDENNVSTGQAWNRILTTGGDNIDTPAGEYPVDGGDGTLSMEYQPTACQHCENAPCVKVCPVNATYTREDGIVEIDYEKCMGCRYCMAACPYNARVFNYDEPETTPPDGTGNVEQRERGVVEKCTFCSHRLEEGLDPACTIACPSSARIFGDFDDPDSAVSRYVKQYETTQLLEDLETDPSTYYIRGEMSPGRNHLGNEMESELDDPPKRRNAKPGVPATDGGEDR, encoded by the coding sequence ATGACCAACTACGGAATGGTGATCGATCAAGAGCGGTGTATCGGCTGTCACTCCTGTGCAGTGGCGTGTAAAGACGAGAACAACGTCAGCACGGGCCAGGCCTGGAACCGGATCCTCACCACGGGTGGCGACAACATCGACACGCCGGCAGGCGAGTATCCAGTCGATGGCGGGGACGGAACGCTGTCGATGGAGTATCAGCCGACGGCCTGCCAGCACTGTGAGAACGCGCCCTGCGTGAAGGTCTGCCCGGTCAACGCCACGTACACGCGTGAAGACGGCATCGTCGAGATTGACTACGAGAAGTGCATGGGCTGTCGATATTGTATGGCAGCCTGTCCGTACAACGCGCGAGTGTTCAATTACGACGAACCCGAGACGACACCACCCGACGGGACCGGCAACGTCGAGCAACGCGAACGGGGCGTCGTCGAGAAGTGTACGTTCTGTAGCCACCGCCTGGAGGAGGGCCTCGATCCGGCGTGTACGATCGCGTGCCCGTCGAGTGCACGGATCTTCGGCGACTTCGACGACCCAGACAGTGCCGTCTCGCGGTACGTCAAACAGTACGAAACCACGCAGTTGCTCGAAGACCTCGAAACGGACCCCAGTACCTACTACATTCGCGGGGAGATGAGCCCCGGACGGAACCATCTCGGCAACGAGATGGAGTCCGAACTCGACGACCCGCCAAAGCGTCGCAACGCCAAGCCTGGGGTGCCAGCGACCGACGGAGGTGAAGACAGATGA
- a CDS encoding 4Fe-4S ferredoxin N-terminal domain-containing protein, whose amino-acid sequence MERYLNGDNWEQSVEATLDESAHSTELGKQMGRDAVRVSIGEMSESDFHEKYHDAVLEEFGVDNRPTKPEGFDE is encoded by the coding sequence CAACGGGGACAACTGGGAACAGTCAGTCGAGGCAACCCTCGACGAGAGTGCCCACAGTACGGAATTGGGCAAGCAAATGGGGCGGGACGCAGTCCGAGTCAGCATCGGTGAGATGTCCGAGTCGGACTTCCACGAGAAGTATCACGACGCCGTTCTCGAGGAGTTCGGCGTCGATAACCGACCGACGAAGCCGGAGGGATTCGATGAGTGA
- the nrfD gene encoding NrfD/PsrC family molybdoenzyme membrane anchor subunit produces MSNAAAQSGAFGTRGKAWIGALSVLVLAGLAAWAYQLSEGLIVTGMDNVFSWGLYIMLFVFFVGLSAGGLIISSVPKFFHSDRYDSIAALGVLVSFACIVVAGLLILPDLGRPSRVVGFFLSPDFRSPMVWDFGIVVLYGLFCAVYFWLLTRRDLAARGSRLAFGVQDTAAGRQRDRKLSFWAAAIAIPLAVALHSVTGWIFALQIGRGSWFSPLVAPMFIMKALVSGLALVLVVAILADKFTRFELSKELVPELGKVLGVFVAVHIVYLVGAERLPHAWAANFDFWAITSGFLVGDTVSFWLWTVVGGVVPLALLVVPALRTRTWAVFTASVFAILGILFEGVNLIFTGYNDLNIGAAPGVTTGTGYSGVGSNIWATVGTYTPTAIELLISLGLVALGALILTLGLRYFPVFPSSALGDGTRTNPTGDTATADGGTIRPDGGSDE; encoded by the coding sequence ATGAGCAACGCGGCCGCCCAATCCGGCGCGTTCGGGACCCGTGGGAAGGCCTGGATCGGTGCATTGAGCGTGCTCGTCCTCGCGGGGCTGGCGGCTTGGGCCTACCAGCTCAGCGAAGGGCTAATCGTCACGGGGATGGACAACGTCTTCTCGTGGGGGCTGTACATCATGTTGTTCGTCTTCTTCGTTGGCCTGTCGGCTGGCGGGTTGATCATCTCTAGTGTCCCGAAGTTCTTTCACTCAGACCGGTACGACTCGATCGCGGCACTCGGCGTGCTGGTCAGCTTTGCCTGCATCGTGGTCGCAGGACTGCTAATCTTGCCCGATCTTGGTCGCCCAAGCCGGGTCGTCGGGTTCTTCCTCTCGCCGGACTTCCGATCGCCGATGGTGTGGGACTTCGGGATCGTGGTGCTATATGGCCTGTTCTGTGCCGTGTACTTCTGGCTGCTGACCCGGCGTGACCTGGCCGCTCGCGGGTCGCGACTGGCCTTTGGCGTCCAGGATACGGCGGCCGGCCGACAACGCGATCGGAAACTGTCGTTTTGGGCAGCAGCAATCGCGATCCCGCTTGCGGTCGCATTGCACTCGGTGACCGGTTGGATCTTCGCGCTACAGATCGGCCGTGGGAGCTGGTTCAGCCCGCTGGTGGCCCCCATGTTCATCATGAAGGCACTGGTCTCGGGGCTGGCACTGGTGCTCGTGGTCGCGATACTCGCCGATAAGTTCACGCGATTCGAACTGTCGAAGGAGCTGGTGCCGGAACTCGGGAAAGTGCTTGGCGTGTTCGTCGCGGTGCACATCGTGTATCTCGTCGGTGCCGAGCGGCTGCCCCACGCCTGGGCCGCGAACTTCGATTTCTGGGCGATCACCAGTGGCTTTCTCGTCGGCGATACGGTGTCGTTCTGGCTGTGGACCGTCGTCGGCGGGGTGGTCCCGCTGGCGTTGCTGGTCGTTCCGGCGCTCCGAACACGGACCTGGGCTGTGTTCACTGCCAGCGTGTTCGCGATCCTCGGTATCCTCTTCGAGGGCGTGAACCTCATCTTCACCGGCTACAACGATCTCAACATCGGGGCGGCTCCCGGCGTCACGACCGGGACCGGATACAGCGGCGTCGGCTCGAACATCTGGGCGACGGTCGGCACCTACACGCCGACGGCGATCGAGTTGCTGATCTCGCTCGGGCTAGTCGCCCTCGGGGCGTTGATCCTCACTCTCGGCCTGCGGTACTTCCCGGTGTTCCCGAGCTCGGCACTCGGGGATGGCACACGGACGAACCCGACCGGTGACACCGCGACCGCAGACGGCGGAACGATTCGACCAGACGGTGGCAGCGATGAGTGA
- a CDS encoding molecular chaperone has product MSDATAGGEATAAQGYAVLARCWRQPDEQLRTAIESGALAGVVSERETLDLTALRTEHARLFVGPDSPPCPPYESIYRDGDGDTAGNVLGPSTRAVVDWYDEYGLGLDPEWSDLPDHIATELEFAGHLSAVASRETCEQFLDEHPRQWFETFLDGVRAETREPFYAELADATAAVVR; this is encoded by the coding sequence ATGAGTGACGCCACCGCAGGCGGAGAGGCGACAGCCGCCCAGGGCTATGCAGTGTTAGCGCGATGCTGGCGCCAACCGGACGAACAGCTCCGGACCGCCATCGAGTCGGGGGCACTCGCCGGTGTCGTCTCCGAACGCGAGACACTCGACTTGACGGCGTTGCGGACCGAACACGCCCGCCTGTTTGTCGGACCGGACAGCCCGCCGTGTCCGCCCTACGAGAGCATCTATCGCGATGGCGATGGCGACACCGCCGGGAACGTCCTCGGCCCGTCGACGCGAGCGGTCGTCGACTGGTACGACGAGTACGGCCTCGGGCTCGATCCGGAGTGGTCGGATCTCCCCGATCACATCGCGACCGAACTCGAATTCGCGGGCCATCTGTCGGCGGTCGCCTCTCGGGAAACCTGTGAACAGTTCCTGGATGAACATCCCCGGCAGTGGTTCGAGACGTTCTTGGATGGAGTTCGGGCAGAGACACGCGAGCCGTTCTACGCCGAGCTCGCGGACGCGACCGCCGCCGTCGTGCGATAA
- a CDS encoding pro-sigmaK processing inhibitor BofA family protein, whose amino-acid sequence MVALLEIGALLVVLAVVFGAYWIVKAVKPFIWNAILGLLVFLLADLLVGLEVAISPLAVLVVAVGGVPGAVLVILLSILEVAFVPGAIVFVL is encoded by the coding sequence ATGGTCGCACTACTCGAAATCGGTGCCCTCCTAGTCGTCTTAGCGGTCGTCTTCGGCGCGTATTGGATCGTCAAAGCGGTCAAGCCGTTCATCTGGAACGCCATCCTGGGACTGCTCGTGTTCTTGCTCGCCGATCTGCTGGTCGGACTCGAAGTAGCGATCAGCCCGCTGGCGGTGTTGGTCGTCGCCGTCGGCGGTGTGCCGGGCGCAGTCCTGGTGATCTTGCTATCGATCCTCGAAGTCGCGTTCGTACCCGGCGCGATCGTCTTTGTGCTCTAG
- a CDS encoding molybdopterin-dependent oxidoreductase — protein sequence MSEHDGVTRRNVLLSAGGAAGVLGLGGSQVLQSLSDDSGVNDVESFLQENTVVHGYCSPNCRGHCPLDIHVRDGQIRKVEPAIPDREEFRRACTLGQTHMHRTYNPNRLKYPMKRSDWSPETPNPQGRGPDADFERIEWSEALDYVADEMQRIRKEYGPESVYFELGSGGSGINGTVYSRLANLFGGTMMSWSIDINVGLGFRRITGSGYFNTPTNMRTDIKNADTILIWGGNVFRSRLNPDARFLLDAIEGGTKIVGIDPVYNQTTAKSDLWLPVKPGKDIHLAMGMIHTVLEEGLEDTEFLRERTLAPALVRTDNGDLLKTGDVFADGDDETPVAYDEAASQAVALEPETYGEYALRGTFDIGGHEVRTALTELDAAASDYAPEDIEETVGVEAENIRQAVRWLATRGPGGVMTGLGVDRYVYGHVFGQAYAILLALTGDYGRSGCVTGGRFAGSGYSSDYGTVEGSPGVRRFQQKGILSALQGDADPPLKMMYTQSSNFVANQLPDRQQWIDALSNLDLVTVADIHHTPTVQHADIVLPASHWTEREDITGAGEHPHAMYREPVHEPLWESKSDHWMIAELADRLGYGEHFERDRTALLRTILEAEDRFTFEEIREKGTIHLETDEVIFTDEFNTPSGRLEIYDEDAPTEDGVSLELPVPLEDRTADDHELAEEYPLLFMQGHSKWRIHSQWAENPLMREINPEPRIDINPQDAKERGIEDGEYVRVYNDRGEMIVKAKYNNAYRPGHVNTDQGWWGDHYIAGHHNNLTHTDVSETIENFAFYDTRVEIEPAPDDLDTSKYDDPAETEWIDELQHGGDTA from the coding sequence ATGAGTGAACACGACGGCGTCACGCGCCGGAACGTCCTGCTCAGTGCTGGAGGGGCCGCAGGCGTCCTCGGCCTCGGCGGTTCGCAGGTCCTCCAGTCGTTGAGCGACGATTCAGGGGTCAACGACGTCGAGAGCTTCCTCCAGGAGAACACGGTCGTCCACGGCTACTGTTCGCCCAACTGTCGAGGTCACTGTCCCCTCGACATTCACGTCCGGGACGGGCAGATCCGGAAAGTCGAGCCGGCGATTCCCGACCGCGAGGAGTTCCGACGAGCCTGTACGCTGGGACAGACCCACATGCACCGGACGTACAATCCCAACCGGCTGAAGTATCCGATGAAGCGAAGCGACTGGTCGCCCGAGACCCCGAACCCCCAGGGACGGGGACCGGACGCCGACTTCGAGCGCATCGAGTGGTCCGAGGCCCTCGATTACGTCGCCGACGAGATGCAACGCATCCGCAAAGAGTACGGTCCCGAGAGTGTCTACTTCGAACTCGGATCAGGCGGTAGCGGCATCAACGGGACGGTTTATAGCCGTCTGGCGAACCTTTTCGGCGGGACGATGATGTCCTGGTCGATCGACATCAACGTCGGTCTCGGCTTCCGGCGGATCACCGGCTCGGGGTACTTCAACACCCCGACGAACATGCGGACCGACATCAAGAACGCCGACACGATCCTCATTTGGGGTGGCAACGTCTTCAGAAGCCGCCTCAATCCCGACGCACGGTTCCTGCTCGATGCCATCGAGGGTGGAACGAAGATCGTCGGTATCGATCCGGTGTACAACCAGACGACAGCGAAGTCGGACCTCTGGTTGCCGGTCAAACCCGGCAAGGACATCCACCTCGCGATGGGGATGATCCACACCGTCCTCGAGGAGGGACTGGAAGACACCGAATTCTTACGAGAACGGACACTCGCGCCGGCCCTCGTCAGAACCGACAACGGCGATCTCCTCAAGACGGGAGACGTCTTTGCGGACGGTGACGACGAGACACCGGTCGCCTACGACGAGGCGGCCAGTCAGGCGGTGGCACTCGAACCGGAAACGTACGGCGAGTACGCACTGCGTGGCACCTTCGACATCGGTGGCCACGAAGTCCGGACAGCGCTGACGGAACTCGATGCGGCTGCGTCCGATTACGCACCGGAGGACATCGAAGAGACCGTCGGCGTCGAGGCCGAAAACATCCGGCAAGCGGTTCGCTGGCTCGCAACGCGGGGACCCGGCGGCGTGATGACGGGCCTCGGCGTCGACCGGTACGTCTACGGTCACGTCTTCGGCCAGGCGTACGCGATCCTCCTTGCGCTCACTGGCGATTACGGCCGGAGTGGCTGTGTCACCGGCGGCCGATTCGCCGGCTCCGGTTACAGCAGCGATTACGGGACCGTCGAGGGAAGCCCAGGAGTGCGGCGGTTCCAACAGAAGGGGATTCTCTCGGCGCTGCAGGGTGACGCCGACCCGCCGCTGAAAATGATGTACACCCAGTCCTCGAACTTCGTGGCCAACCAGCTTCCCGACCGCCAGCAGTGGATCGATGCGCTGTCGAATCTGGATCTCGTCACGGTGGCTGATATCCACCACACACCGACCGTCCAGCACGCCGATATCGTCTTGCCCGCCTCACACTGGACCGAACGGGAGGACATCACGGGGGCCGGCGAACACCCCCACGCCATGTACCGCGAACCGGTCCACGAGCCGCTGTGGGAATCGAAATCCGACCACTGGATGATCGCGGAACTGGCCGATCGACTCGGGTACGGCGAGCACTTCGAACGCGATCGCACGGCGTTACTCCGGACGATCCTGGAGGCCGAAGACCGGTTCACGTTCGAGGAGATCCGCGAGAAAGGGACGATCCACCTCGAAACCGACGAGGTCATCTTCACCGACGAGTTCAACACCCCCTCCGGGCGGCTCGAAATTTACGACGAAGACGCGCCCACCGAAGATGGCGTCTCCCTCGAACTCCCAGTTCCGCTGGAGGATCGAACAGCCGACGATCACGAGCTGGCCGAGGAGTACCCGCTGTTGTTCATGCAGGGCCACTCGAAGTGGCGGATCCACTCACAGTGGGCCGAGAACCCGCTGATGCGGGAGATCAACCCGGAACCGCGGATCGACATCAACCCACAGGACGCCAAAGAACGCGGCATCGAGGACGGCGAGTACGTCCGAGTGTACAACGACCGCGGCGAGATGATCGTCAAGGCGAAGTACAACAACGCCTACCGGCCCGGCCACGTCAACACTGACCAGGGATGGTGGGGCGATCACTACATCGCCGGCCACCACAACAACCTGACACACACGGACGTCAGTGAGACGATCGAGAACTTCGCGTTCTACGATACGCGTGTCGAGATCGAACCGGCCCCGGACGACCTCGATACGAGCAAGTACGACGACCCGGCCGAGACAGAGTGGATCGACGAACTGCAACACGGCGGTGATACAGCATGA